From the Pseudomonadales bacterium genome, one window contains:
- the ureC gene encoding urease subunit alpha, which produces MSRIDRRAYAEMYGPTRGDRLRLGDTALWIEVERDFTVYGEEVKFGGGKVIRDGMGQSQASSKIAMDTVITNAVILDHWGIVKADIGLKAGRIHAIGKAGNPDIQPGVTIVIGPGTEVIAGEGLIVTAGGIDAHIHFICPQQIDEALMSGVTTMLGGGTGPATGTNATTCTSGPWHLARMLQALEPFAMNFGLLGKGNASLPEALEEQLLAGAMGLKLHEDWGTTPAAIDCCLAVADRFDIQVAIHTDTLNESGFVEETLAAFKGRTIHTFHTEGAGGGHAPDIIKACGEPNVLPSSTNPTRPYTVNTVDEHLDMLMVCHHLDPGIPEDVAFADSRIRKETIAAEDILHDLGAFSMISSDSQAMGRVGEVITRCWQSAHKMKVQRGALAEDSARHDNFRVRRYVAKYTINPAIAHGIAHVVGSVEPGKLADLVLWQPAFFGVKPAMILKGGMIAAAPMGDPNASIPTPQPVHYRPMFGAFGSAPHHTSLTFVSRAALEAGIKERLDLNRTLVAVGNTRQIGKAQMVHNSYLPRMEVDPQTYEVRADGLLLSCEPASVLPLAQRYFLF; this is translated from the coding sequence ATGAGCCGCATCGACCGGCGCGCCTATGCCGAAATGTATGGCCCCACCCGCGGTGACCGGCTGCGCCTGGGTGACACGGCGCTGTGGATCGAGGTGGAGCGCGACTTCACGGTTTATGGCGAGGAGGTGAAGTTCGGCGGCGGCAAGGTGATCCGCGACGGCATGGGCCAGAGCCAGGCCAGCAGCAAGATCGCCATGGACACGGTGATCACCAATGCGGTGATCCTCGACCACTGGGGCATCGTCAAGGCCGACATCGGCTTGAAGGCCGGGCGCATCCATGCCATCGGCAAGGCCGGCAACCCCGACATCCAGCCCGGGGTGACGATCGTCATCGGTCCCGGCACCGAGGTGATTGCCGGCGAGGGGCTGATCGTCACCGCTGGCGGCATCGACGCCCACATCCATTTCATCTGCCCGCAGCAGATCGACGAGGCGCTGATGTCCGGCGTCACCACCATGCTGGGTGGTGGCACCGGACCGGCCACCGGCACCAATGCCACCACCTGCACGTCGGGACCCTGGCATCTCGCCCGCATGTTGCAGGCGCTGGAGCCCTTTGCGATGAACTTCGGCCTGCTCGGCAAGGGCAACGCCAGCCTGCCCGAGGCGCTCGAGGAGCAGCTGCTGGCCGGCGCAATGGGACTGAAACTGCACGAGGATTGGGGCACCACCCCGGCGGCGATCGACTGCTGTCTGGCGGTGGCCGACCGCTTCGACATCCAGGTGGCGATCCACACCGACACCCTCAACGAGTCGGGCTTTGTCGAAGAGACCCTGGCCGCCTTCAAGGGGCGCACCATCCACACCTTCCACACGGAAGGGGCCGGCGGCGGCCATGCCCCGGACATCATCAAGGCCTGTGGCGAGCCCAATGTGCTCCCCTCCAGCACCAATCCGACCCGTCCCTATACCGTCAATACCGTCGATGAGCACCTCGACATGCTGATGGTCTGCCACCACCTCGACCCCGGCATTCCCGAGGATGTCGCCTTCGCCGACTCGCGCATCCGCAAGGAGACCATCGCCGCCGAGGACATCCTGCATGACCTCGGTGCCTTTTCGATGATCTCCTCCGACTCGCAGGCGATGGGCCGGGTCGGCGAGGTGATCACCCGCTGCTGGCAGAGCGCGCACAAGATGAAGGTGCAGCGCGGCGCGCTGGCCGAAGACAGCGCCCGCCACGACAACTTTCGTGTGCGCCGCTATGTCGCCAAGTACACCATCAACCCGGCCATTGCCCATGGCATCGCCCATGTGGTCGGCTCGGTCGAACCGGGCAAGCTGGCCGACCTGGTGCTGTGGCAGCCGGCCTTCTTCGGCGTCAAGCCGGCGATGATCCTGAAGGGCGGAATGATCGCCGCCGCGCCGATGGGCGACCCCAATGCCTCCATTCCCACCCCGCAGCCGGTCCACTACCGGCCGATGTTCGGTGCCTTCGGCAGCGCGCCGCACCACACCAGCCTCACCTTCGTCTCGCGGGCGGCGCTCGAGGCGGGCATCAAGGAGCGGCTCGACCTGAACCGCACCCTGGTCGCGGTCGGCAACACCCGCCAGATCGGCAAGGCGCAGATGGTCCACAACAGCTACCTGCCAAGAATGGAAGTGGACCCGCAAACCTACGAGGTGCGCGCCGATGGGCTGCTGCTCAGTTGCGAACCGGCCAGCGTGCTGCCGCTGGCACAGCGCTACTTTCTGTTCTGA
- a CDS encoding urease subunit beta translates to MIPGELDPASGDIELNAGRPTLRLTVANSGDRPIQVGSHYHFAETNPALLFDRAAARGHRLDIAAGTAVRFEPGQSRTVELVALAGTRRVYGFNGEVMGELEAAP, encoded by the coding sequence ATGATTCCAGGAGAACTCGATCCCGCCAGCGGCGACATCGAGCTCAATGCCGGCCGGCCGACGCTGCGGCTGACGGTGGCCAACAGTGGCGACCGGCCGATTCAGGTCGGTTCGCACTACCACTTTGCCGAGACCAATCCGGCGCTGCTGTTCGACCGCGCCGCCGCGCGCGGCCACCGCCTCGACATCGCCGCCGGCACCGCCGTGCGCTTCGAGCCGGGCCAGAGTCGCACGGTCGAACTGGTGGCGCTGGCCGGCACGCGGCGCGTCTACGGCTTCAATGGCGAGGTGATGGGTGAACTGGAGGCGGCGCCATGA
- a CDS encoding class I SAM-dependent methyltransferase has translation MRLLLHLLESALDHGRLTLIDPRGHPHRLGPGGPPEVTVRLHDRALPRRLLWQTELAAGEAYMAGRLTVEQGTLRDFLALATGCATALGHTGWQRLLHRIERPLRWLHQFNPLRRARRNVAHHYDLSHEFYALFLDADLQYSCAYFARGDETLEQAQALKKRHIAAKLLLTPGMRVLDIGCGWGGLALDLARHDGVVVTGLTLSSEQLQWAQSRAQDAGLAEQVQFALRDYREEQGRYDRIVSVGMFEHVGVDHYRHFFRALGRMLATDGVALVHAIGRVDPPGGTNAWTRKYIFPGGYCPALSEVLVAVEKSGLWVTDLEILRLHYAETLRHWFERFQARRERARALYDERFCRMWEFYLASAEMAFRHGRLMVFQLQLAHRPDAVPLTRDYLCQPIPVRDHDSG, from the coding sequence ATGCGGCTGCTTCTTCATCTGCTCGAATCGGCGCTCGACCATGGCCGACTGACCTTGATCGATCCACGCGGCCACCCCCATCGACTCGGTCCGGGCGGACCTCCCGAGGTCACTGTGCGGCTGCATGACCGGGCGCTGCCGCGCCGCCTGTTGTGGCAGACTGAACTGGCGGCGGGCGAGGCCTACATGGCCGGACGGCTGACGGTCGAGCAGGGCACGCTGCGCGATTTTCTGGCGCTGGCGACTGGCTGTGCCACGGCGCTGGGCCACACCGGCTGGCAACGGCTGTTGCATCGGATTGAGCGGCCGCTGCGCTGGCTGCACCAGTTCAACCCGCTGCGGCGCGCACGCCGCAACGTGGCCCACCACTACGACCTGTCACATGAGTTTTACGCGCTCTTCCTCGATGCCGACCTGCAGTACTCCTGCGCCTATTTCGCGCGGGGCGATGAGACGCTGGAGCAGGCCCAGGCGCTGAAAAAACGCCATATCGCCGCCAAGCTGCTGCTGACACCGGGGATGCGGGTGCTGGACATCGGCTGTGGCTGGGGTGGCCTGGCGCTCGATCTGGCGCGCCATGATGGGGTGGTGGTGACCGGACTGACCCTCTCCAGTGAGCAGTTGCAGTGGGCGCAGTCGCGGGCACAGGATGCCGGTCTGGCTGAGCAGGTTCAGTTCGCGCTGCGCGACTACCGCGAGGAGCAGGGCCGCTATGACCGCATCGTCTCGGTGGGGATGTTCGAGCATGTGGGCGTGGACCACTACCGGCACTTTTTTCGTGCACTCGGCCGGATGCTGGCCACCGATGGCGTCGCGCTGGTGCATGCCATCGGCCGGGTCGATCCACCGGGCGGCACCAATGCCTGGACCCGCAAATACATCTTTCCCGGCGGCTACTGCCCGGCGCTCTCCGAAGTGTTGGTGGCGGTGGAAAAGAGCGGCCTGTGGGTGACCGATCTGGAGATCCTGCGGCTGCACTATGCCGAGACGCTGCGCCACTGGTTCGAGCGCTTCCAGGCACGGCGTGAACGTGCCCGGGCACTCTATGACGAGCGCTTCTGTCGCATGTGGGAGTTCTATCTTGCCAGTGCCGAGATGGCCTTTCGCCATGGCCGGCTGATGGTGTTCCAGCTTCAGCTCGCCCACCGCCCCGATGCGGTGCCGCTGACCCGCGACTACCTCTGTCAACCGATACCGGTTCGGGATCACGACAGTGGCTGA
- the ureA gene encoding urease subunit gamma, which yields MELTPREKDKLLLFTAALLAERRKARGLRLNYPEAVAYISAAILEGARDGRSVAELMASGRTLLSRDEVMEGVPEMIREVQVEGTFPDGTKLVTVHDPIP from the coding sequence ATGGAACTGACCCCGCGCGAAAAAGACAAACTGCTGCTGTTCACCGCGGCGCTGCTGGCCGAGCGGCGCAAGGCACGCGGTCTCAGGCTCAACTACCCCGAAGCGGTGGCCTACATCAGCGCCGCCATTCTCGAAGGTGCCCGCGATGGCCGCAGCGTGGCCGAACTGATGGCGAGCGGGCGCACCCTGCTGAGCCGTGACGAGGTGATGGAGGGGGTGCCGGAGATGATCCGGGAGGTGCAGGTCGAGGGCACCTTTCCCGATGGCACCAAGCTGGTGACGGTGCACGATCCGATTCCGTGA
- the kdpE gene encoding two-component system response regulator KdpE: MDAAALIVEDDAAIRLFVRRTLEDAGLKVAEAATLARGLIEAGTRRPDLVILDLGLPDGDGRDFITALRAWSRVPVIVLSARIEEADKVAALDAGADDYLTKPFGVAELLARVRVALRHGRSGVEAGSVVHLGPVTVDLVARRVQRGGADIHLTAVEFRLLTVLLKAPGRVLTHRHLLREVWGPNSSEHSHYLRIYMARLRHKLEADPARPRYLVTETGVGYRCVPDLPAAG, encoded by the coding sequence ATCGACGCCGCCGCACTGATCGTCGAGGACGATGCGGCGATCCGCCTGTTCGTGCGCCGCACGCTGGAAGACGCGGGCCTCAAGGTAGCGGAAGCCGCCACGCTGGCGCGCGGGCTAATCGAAGCCGGCACGCGGCGGCCGGATCTCGTGATCCTCGACCTTGGCCTGCCCGATGGTGACGGCCGCGACTTCATCACCGCGCTGCGCGCCTGGAGCCGGGTGCCGGTGATCGTGCTGTCGGCGCGCATCGAGGAAGCCGACAAGGTGGCGGCGCTCGACGCCGGCGCGGACGACTACCTCACCAAACCCTTCGGCGTCGCGGAACTGCTGGCGCGGGTGCGCGTAGCGCTGCGCCACGGCCGCAGCGGCGTCGAAGCCGGCTCAGTGGTGCACCTCGGGCCGGTGACGGTGGATCTGGTGGCGCGGCGCGTGCAGCGCGGCGGCGCGGACATCCACCTCACGGCGGTCGAGTTCCGCCTGCTGACCGTACTGCTGAAGGCGCCGGGCCGCGTGCTGACCCATCGCCACCTGCTGCGCGAGGTATGGGGCCCGAACAGCAGCGAGCACAGCCACTACCTGCGCATCTACATGGCGCGCCTGCGCCACAAGCTCGAGGCCGACCCGGCCCGGCCACGGTATCTCGTGACCGAGACCGGGGTAGGCTATCGCTGTGTGCCCGATCTTCCTGCAGCGGGGTGA
- the kdbD gene encoding two-component system sensor histidine kinase KdbD, whose protein sequence is MTEEPPRPDPDALLAQLTADAAAARRGKLKIFFGAAPGVGKTYAMLGAARDARANGVDVVVGLAETHGRAETEALLAGLEVLARRRVDYRERTLAEFDLDAALARRPALLLVDELAHSNAPGSRHPKRWQDVEELLAAGIDVWTTLNVQHLESLNDVVGGITGVRVWETVADRVFDAADEVALVDLPPDDLLTRLKEGKVYLPAQAAMAVENFFRRANLIALRDLSLRRLAERVDAQVQTARAAAPGARVWATAESLLVCLGPGDTDGKLIRSAARLASKLDARWHAVYIETPRLQRLPEDRRSAILATLRLAQEMGAETAVLAEPDLVDAALDYARAHNLGKIVIGRRARPQRRWWGQFMRRLGERAPDIDLIAVARRAEWPPAPRQTAPPPSAPAGRVAPYAGAAALCVAVALLATPLRYALELSNIVMLFLLAVVGAAYRWGRGPAVLAAVLSVALFDFFFVPPRFTFAVSDMQYLVTFAVMLIVGLTIGQSMVAVRYQARIAGHREQRIQSLYRMARDLSAALGEAQVAEIGARSLVATFHAQVRVLLPDTQGKLAAPVEAMPQVDLAIAQWCFDHGEPAGIGTDTLPAAAAAYLPLRAPAGMQGVLAVQPDNRRLLHIPEQRRLLETHATLIAMALERLHFVTQVHETRLGAASERLRSSLLAALSHDLRTPLTALVGLADTLTLRLLAAQAPEHETAAAIRDQALRTGHMVDNLLEMARLQSGTVTPRHDWLVLEEVVGAAVRALEPALAGHPLETELPADLPLVQGDAVMLERVLVNLLDNAIKYTPPGTPIGITAAVAGETLEVAVWDAGPGLPPGQEQLLFERFARGTHESAITGVGLGLAICQAIIAAHGGHIRAENRPAGGARFVFTLPLAPPPAPPAETAPSTPPH, encoded by the coding sequence ATGACCGAAGAACCTCCGCGTCCCGACCCCGACGCGCTGCTGGCGCAACTCACTGCCGACGCGGCGGCGGCGCGGCGCGGCAAGCTCAAGATCTTCTTCGGCGCCGCACCCGGCGTCGGCAAGACCTACGCCATGCTCGGCGCCGCCCGCGACGCGCGGGCCAACGGCGTGGACGTGGTGGTCGGCCTCGCCGAAACCCACGGCCGGGCCGAGACCGAAGCCCTGCTCGCGGGCCTCGAGGTGCTGGCGCGCCGGCGCGTCGACTACCGCGAGCGCACGCTCGCCGAGTTCGACCTCGACGCCGCGCTCGCGCGCCGGCCGGCGCTGCTGCTGGTGGATGAGCTCGCCCACAGCAACGCGCCGGGCAGCCGGCATCCGAAGCGCTGGCAGGACGTGGAGGAACTGCTCGCCGCCGGCATCGACGTATGGACCACGCTCAACGTCCAGCATCTCGAAAGCCTGAACGACGTGGTCGGCGGCATCACCGGTGTGCGCGTGTGGGAAACCGTCGCCGACCGGGTGTTCGACGCCGCCGACGAGGTGGCGCTGGTCGACCTGCCGCCGGACGATCTGCTCACGCGTCTGAAGGAAGGCAAGGTCTACCTGCCGGCACAGGCCGCGATGGCTGTGGAGAATTTCTTCCGTCGTGCCAACCTCATCGCGCTGCGCGACCTGTCGCTGCGGCGCCTGGCCGAGCGCGTGGACGCGCAGGTGCAGACGGCGCGCGCGGCGGCGCCCGGCGCGCGGGTATGGGCCACCGCCGAGTCGCTGCTGGTGTGTCTCGGACCCGGCGACACCGACGGCAAGCTCATCCGCAGCGCGGCGCGTCTCGCAAGCAAGCTCGACGCGCGCTGGCACGCCGTCTACATCGAAACGCCGCGTCTGCAGCGCCTGCCGGAAGACCGGCGCAGCGCCATCCTCGCCACGCTGCGCCTGGCCCAGGAGATGGGCGCCGAAACCGCGGTGCTGGCGGAGCCCGATCTGGTCGATGCGGCGCTCGACTACGCCCGCGCCCACAACCTCGGCAAGATCGTGATCGGCCGGCGCGCCCGCCCGCAGCGGCGCTGGTGGGGCCAGTTCATGCGGCGGCTCGGCGAGCGGGCGCCGGATATCGATCTCATTGCCGTGGCGCGGCGGGCGGAATGGCCGCCCGCGCCGCGCCAGACGGCACCGCCACCCAGCGCTCCGGCCGGGCGCGTCGCACCCTACGCCGGGGCTGCCGCGTTATGCGTGGCGGTAGCGCTGCTGGCGACGCCGCTGCGGTACGCACTGGAACTCAGCAACATCGTGATGCTGTTCCTGCTCGCCGTGGTGGGCGCGGCCTACCGCTGGGGACGCGGGCCCGCCGTGCTGGCGGCGGTGCTGTCGGTGGCGCTGTTCGATTTCTTCTTCGTGCCGCCGCGGTTCACGTTTGCGGTCAGCGACATGCAATACCTCGTCACCTTCGCGGTCATGCTCATCGTCGGACTCACCATCGGCCAGTCGATGGTGGCCGTGCGCTACCAGGCGCGCATCGCCGGCCACCGCGAGCAGCGCATCCAGAGCCTCTACCGGATGGCGCGCGACCTGTCGGCGGCGCTCGGCGAGGCGCAGGTGGCCGAGATCGGCGCGCGGTCGCTGGTGGCGACGTTTCATGCCCAGGTCCGGGTCCTGCTGCCCGACACGCAGGGCAAGCTCGCCGCACCCGTCGAGGCAATGCCGCAGGTCGATCTCGCCATCGCGCAGTGGTGTTTCGATCACGGGGAGCCGGCCGGCATCGGCACCGACACGCTGCCGGCCGCCGCCGCCGCCTATTTGCCGCTGCGGGCCCCGGCAGGCATGCAGGGCGTGCTCGCGGTGCAGCCGGACAACCGGCGCCTGCTGCACATCCCCGAACAGCGCCGCCTGCTTGAAACCCATGCCACCCTGATCGCCATGGCGCTGGAGCGCCTGCACTTCGTCACCCAGGTACACGAGACGCGTCTGGGCGCCGCCTCCGAGCGCCTGCGCAGCTCGCTGCTGGCGGCGCTGTCGCATGATTTGCGCACGCCGCTCACCGCGCTGGTGGGCCTCGCCGACACGCTGACGCTGCGCCTGCTCGCCGCGCAGGCGCCGGAGCATGAAACCGCCGCCGCCATCCGCGACCAGGCACTGCGCACCGGCCACATGGTGGACAACCTGCTGGAGATGGCGCGCCTGCAGTCCGGCACCGTCACGCCGCGCCACGACTGGCTGGTGCTGGAGGAGGTGGTCGGCGCGGCGGTGCGCGCGCTCGAACCCGCGCTCGCCGGGCATCCGCTCGAGACCGAGCTGCCGGCCGACCTGCCGCTGGTGCAGGGCGACGCCGTCATGCTGGAACGCGTGCTGGTCAACCTGCTCGACAACGCCATCAAGTACACCCCGCCCGGCACGCCGATCGGCATCACGGCGGCGGTCGCGGGCGAGACGCTGGAGGTCGCCGTTTGGGACGCGGGTCCCGGCCTGCCGCCGGGTCAGGAGCAGCTGCTGTTCGAGCGCTTCGCGCGCGGCACGCACGAATCGGCCATCACCGGCGTCGGGCTCGGGCTCGCCATCTGCCAGGCCATCATCGCCGCACATGGCGGGCACATCCGCGCCGAAAATCGCCCCGCGGGCGGGGCGCGCTTCGTCTTCACCCTGCCGCTCGCGCCGCCGCCGGCGCCGCCCGCGGAGACCGCGCCATCGACGCCGCCGCACTGA
- the kdpC gene encoding potassium-transporting ATPase subunit KdpC, which yields MKTLFTQTLRPALALFILLSVVTGLAYPFAVTGVAQLLFPWQANGSLVQRDGKPVGSALIGQSFTDPGHFWGRPSATGPQPYNAAASTGSNLGPLNPALTDAVKARVAALQAADPGNAAPVPVDLVTASGSGLDPEISLAAAHYQAPRVARVRGLPPAQITALIERHAQRPWLGVLGEPRVNVLALNLALDAGAR from the coding sequence ATGAAAACGCTGTTCACGCAAACCCTGCGCCCCGCGCTCGCGCTGTTCATTCTGCTGAGTGTCGTCACCGGCCTCGCCTACCCGTTCGCCGTCACCGGCGTGGCGCAACTGCTCTTTCCCTGGCAGGCAAACGGCTCGCTGGTGCAGCGCGACGGCAAACCGGTGGGTTCCGCGCTGATCGGCCAGTCCTTCACCGACCCCGGCCACTTCTGGGGCCGGCCGTCGGCCACTGGCCCGCAGCCCTACAACGCCGCCGCTTCCACCGGCTCGAATCTCGGGCCGCTCAATCCGGCACTGACCGACGCCGTGAAGGCGCGCGTCGCGGCGCTCCAGGCTGCCGATCCCGGCAACGCCGCGCCGGTGCCGGTGGACCTGGTGACGGCGTCCGGCAGCGGCCTCGACCCGGAGATTTCGCTGGCCGCCGCGCACTACCAGGCGCCGCGCGTGGCGCGCGTGCGCGGCCTGCCGCCGGCGCAGATCACGGCGCTGATCGAACGCCATGCGCAGCGCCCGTGGCTCGGCGTGCTCGGCGAGCCACGCGTGAACGTGCTCGCGCTCAACCTCGCGCTCGATGCCGGCGCGCGATGA
- the kdpB gene encoding potassium-transporting ATPase subunit KdpB, translating to MTTQTLSMFDPALLRPAIADAFVKLDPRVQWRNPVMFVVYVGSLFTTALWAQALAGHGEAPAWFIGATALWLWFTVLFANFAEALAEGRSKAQAASLRSAKQTVTAKKLREPRRDAPVEPVPGSTLRRDDVVLVEAGDMIPGDGEVIAGVASVNESAITGESAPVIREAGGDFSAVTGGTTVLSDWIVVRITVNPGETFVDRMIALVEGAKRQKTPNEIALTILLVALTLIFLLATVTLLPYSLFAVAAAGAGQPVTLTALVALLVCLIPTTIGALLSAIGIAGMSRMLGANVIATSGRAVEAAGDVDVLLLDKTGTITLGNRQAAAFLPLRGVPEQELADAAQLASLTDETPEGRSIVVLAKQRFNLRERDIQGLGATFVAFSAHTRMSGVDLGARQIRKGAMDALRRHVEAAGARFPDEATRIAEEVSRGGGTPLVVADGARVLGVIALKDIVKGGIKERFAELRRMGIKTVMVTGDNPLTAAAIAAEAGVDDFLAEATPEAKLALIRQYQAEGRLVAMTGDGTNDAPALAQADVAVAMHSGTQAAKEAGNMVDLDSNPTKLLEVVAVGKQMLMTRGALTTFSIANDLAKYFAIVPALFVAMYPQLDALNLMRLASPQSAILSAVIFNALIIVVLIPLALRGIAYRPQGAGTVLRRNLAIYGLGGIALPFVGIKLIDLGLAAMGLV from the coding sequence ATGACGACCCAGACCCTTTCGATGTTCGATCCCGCGCTGCTGCGCCCGGCCATCGCGGACGCCTTCGTCAAGCTCGACCCGCGCGTGCAGTGGCGCAACCCGGTGATGTTCGTGGTCTATGTGGGCAGCCTGTTCACCACCGCGCTGTGGGCACAGGCGCTCGCCGGACACGGCGAGGCCCCGGCCTGGTTCATCGGCGCCACGGCGCTGTGGCTGTGGTTCACGGTGCTGTTCGCGAACTTCGCCGAGGCGCTCGCCGAGGGCCGCAGCAAGGCGCAGGCGGCCTCCCTGCGCAGCGCCAAGCAGACGGTGACGGCGAAGAAGCTGCGCGAGCCGCGCCGTGATGCGCCGGTGGAGCCCGTGCCCGGCAGCACGCTGCGCCGCGATGACGTGGTGCTGGTGGAGGCCGGCGACATGATTCCGGGTGACGGCGAGGTGATCGCGGGCGTGGCCTCGGTCAATGAGAGCGCCATCACCGGCGAGTCGGCGCCGGTGATCCGCGAGGCCGGCGGCGATTTCTCGGCCGTCACCGGCGGCACCACGGTGCTGTCGGACTGGATCGTGGTGCGCATCACCGTGAATCCCGGCGAGACCTTCGTCGACCGCATGATCGCGCTGGTCGAGGGCGCCAAGCGCCAGAAGACGCCGAACGAGATCGCGCTCACCATCCTGCTGGTGGCGCTGACGCTGATCTTCCTGCTCGCGACGGTCACGCTGCTGCCCTACTCGCTGTTCGCGGTGGCCGCCGCCGGCGCGGGTCAGCCGGTGACGCTCACCGCGCTGGTGGCGCTGCTGGTGTGCCTGATCCCGACCACCATCGGCGCGCTGCTGTCGGCGATCGGCATCGCCGGCATGAGCCGCATGCTCGGTGCCAATGTGATTGCGACCTCCGGCCGCGCGGTGGAGGCGGCGGGTGACGTCGACGTGCTGCTGCTCGACAAGACCGGCACCATCACGCTCGGCAACCGCCAGGCGGCGGCCTTTCTGCCGCTGCGCGGCGTGCCGGAACAGGAGCTGGCCGATGCCGCGCAGCTCGCCTCGCTCACGGATGAAACGCCCGAGGGGCGCAGCATCGTGGTGCTCGCCAAGCAGCGCTTCAACCTGCGCGAGCGCGACATCCAGGGCCTCGGCGCGACCTTCGTCGCGTTCTCGGCGCACACGCGCATGAGCGGCGTCGATCTCGGCGCCCGGCAGATTCGCAAGGGCGCCATGGACGCGCTGCGCCGGCACGTCGAGGCGGCCGGCGCGCGCTTTCCGGACGAGGCGACCCGCATCGCCGAGGAGGTCTCCCGCGGCGGTGGCACGCCGCTGGTGGTGGCCGATGGCGCCCGCGTGCTCGGTGTGATCGCGCTCAAGGACATCGTCAAGGGCGGCATCAAGGAGCGCTTTGCCGAGCTGCGGCGCATGGGCATCAAGACCGTGATGGTCACCGGCGACAACCCGCTGACCGCGGCCGCCATCGCCGCCGAGGCGGGCGTCGACGACTTCCTAGCCGAGGCCACGCCCGAGGCCAAGCTCGCGCTGATCCGCCAGTACCAGGCCGAGGGCCGGCTGGTGGCGATGACCGGCGACGGCACCAACGACGCGCCGGCGCTGGCCCAGGCCGACGTGGCGGTCGCCATGCACAGCGGCACCCAGGCGGCCAAGGAGGCCGGCAACATGGTGGATCTCGACTCGAATCCCACCAAGCTTTTGGAGGTGGTCGCGGTCGGCAAGCAGATGCTGATGACGCGCGGCGCGCTCACCACCTTCAGCATCGCCAACGATCTGGCCAAGTATTTCGCCATCGTGCCGGCGCTGTTCGTGGCCATGTACCCGCAGCTCGACGCGCTGAACCTGATGCGTCTCGCGAGCCCGCAGTCGGCGATCCTGTCGGCGGTGATCTTCAACGCGCTGATCATCGTCGTGCTGATCCCGCTCGCGCTGCGCGGCATCGCCTACCGTCCACAGGGCGCCGGCACCGTGCTGCGGCGCAACCTCGCGATCTACGGCCTCGGCGGCATCGCGCTGCCGTTCGTGGGCATCAAGCTGATCGATCTCGGCCTCGCGGCCATGGGTCTGGTGTGA
- the kdpF gene encoding K(+)-transporting ATPase subunit F produces MNALYLIGGLIALALAGYLVYALLRAEEF; encoded by the coding sequence GTGAATGCCCTCTACCTGATCGGCGGTCTGATCGCGCTGGCGCTCGCCGGGTATCTGGTCTACGCGCTGCTGCGCGCGGAGGAGTTCTGA
- a CDS encoding urease accessory protein UreD gives MSPPPVRQWQARLDIHLNRQGARTVLAAHRHSGPLRLQRPFYPEGSAVCHLCLLHPPGGLVMGDELSTTLTLEAAAEAVVTTPSAGKFYGVGDGPAQRQCIELNVGEQATLEWLPQENIYYAGANAQTRTRVRLAAGASFVGWEIICLGRPAANAPFVAGRLDQQWELWRDERPLFIERLRLAADDPLVTHRSGLQGLPVCGTLIATFPEHLPLPAWQAQWHQDDSPIVLTRIDELLVARYLGHSTEQARLLFGALWQAVRPLLPSGRTALPPRIWNC, from the coding sequence ATGTCACCCCCTCCGGTGCGCCAATGGCAGGCCCGGCTCGACATCCATCTGAACCGCCAGGGCGCCCGCACCGTGCTGGCCGCGCACCGGCACAGCGGGCCACTGCGGCTGCAACGGCCGTTCTACCCCGAGGGCAGTGCGGTCTGTCATCTCTGCCTGCTGCATCCGCCGGGCGGGCTGGTGATGGGCGATGAGCTGTCGACCACGCTCACGCTCGAAGCCGCTGCCGAAGCCGTGGTGACCACGCCGTCGGCGGGCAAGTTCTATGGCGTCGGTGACGGCCCGGCACAGCGGCAATGCATCGAGCTGAATGTCGGCGAGCAGGCCACGCTGGAGTGGCTGCCGCAGGAGAACATCTACTACGCCGGCGCCAATGCCCAAACTCGCACCCGGGTCAGGCTGGCGGCCGGTGCCAGTTTCGTTGGCTGGGAGATCATCTGCCTGGGTCGCCCGGCGGCCAATGCACCCTTTGTCGCCGGCCGCCTCGATCAGCAGTGGGAGCTGTGGCGCGACGAGCGGCCGCTCTTCATCGAACGGCTGCGGCTGGCGGCCGATGATCCGCTCGTCACCCACCGCAGCGGGCTGCAGGGGCTGCCGGTCTGCGGCACCCTGATTGCTACCTTCCCCGAACATCTGCCGCTGCCGGCGTGGCAGGCGCAGTGGCACCAGGATGACAGCCCGATCGTGCTGACCCGCATCGACGAACTGCTGGTGGCACGCTATCTTGGTCACTCGACCGAACAGGCCCGACTGCTGTTCGGGGCGCTCTGGCAGGCCGTGCGGCCACTGCTGCCCAGCGGACGCACGGCGCTGCCGCCAAGAATCTGGAACTGCTGA